One segment of Rhodopirellula baltica SH 1 DNA contains the following:
- a CDS encoding peptidylprolyl isomerase → MFAQTAMLLIAGLSLTCQTGLISQTFAQPPGSDGSANETESAAPSNESAPPSANGVDGGRVKDDPELIAKTMAEMPEDIRKDAEEIYAEFRSTHEELLESMLKLREIHIRFNNDVDRSREATKAFRAQQHKTWDLMQKQMEISVKVFRLLPSPEAASYMVTMVQHHFDNDIYDATTFEAAARLIDIGQNYRYLFLTAARAGISNGNFETARKVYESLQPDELEKVDMANKHFLDLLEEQYKEEMDRMEKIDRDALPQVLFKTTRGDVLIELYSGEAPSTVANFINLVEDGFYDGMDFSQVVPNMLALSGDPTGDGRGNSGKFLMDEHDNENSHHALRGSVVMAKIPMGEGRFIENSASSQFAIFFLPVTSASSNQTVFGRVIEGMDRVSAMRRKDPSKTDEKKIQLPPDAIISAEVVRKGPELPEPEYVDVEAELRKAEEAGLIKRKTPAK, encoded by the coding sequence GTGTTCGCTCAGACCGCCATGCTGCTGATCGCCGGACTGAGCCTGACTTGCCAAACCGGCTTGATCAGCCAGACGTTCGCCCAGCCACCCGGTTCGGATGGTTCCGCGAACGAGACGGAAAGTGCTGCTCCCTCCAACGAGTCCGCGCCACCTTCGGCGAATGGAGTCGACGGCGGTCGGGTGAAAGATGATCCCGAACTCATCGCGAAAACGATGGCGGAAATGCCGGAAGACATCCGCAAAGACGCGGAAGAGATCTACGCGGAGTTCCGGTCCACTCATGAAGAATTGCTCGAATCGATGTTGAAGCTTCGCGAGATTCACATTCGATTCAACAACGACGTTGATCGAAGCCGCGAGGCCACAAAGGCTTTTCGCGCACAGCAGCACAAGACATGGGACTTGATGCAGAAACAAATGGAGATCTCGGTCAAGGTTTTCCGTTTGCTTCCCAGTCCCGAGGCGGCCAGTTACATGGTCACAATGGTTCAGCACCATTTTGACAATGACATCTACGACGCGACCACATTCGAAGCTGCCGCCAGATTGATCGACATCGGTCAGAACTACCGCTATCTGTTCCTCACCGCGGCACGTGCCGGTATCTCCAACGGCAATTTCGAAACCGCCCGAAAGGTCTACGAGTCGCTCCAGCCCGATGAACTGGAGAAGGTCGACATGGCCAACAAACACTTCCTCGATTTGCTGGAAGAGCAATACAAGGAAGAAATGGATCGGATGGAAAAGATCGACCGCGACGCGTTGCCGCAAGTTCTCTTCAAGACGACACGCGGCGACGTCCTGATCGAGCTTTACTCCGGCGAGGCTCCATCGACGGTCGCCAATTTCATCAATCTGGTGGAAGACGGGTTCTACGACGGAATGGATTTCTCGCAAGTCGTTCCGAACATGCTTGCTTTGTCTGGCGATCCGACTGGTGACGGACGCGGCAACAGCGGCAAATTTTTGATGGATGAGCACGACAACGAGAACTCACACCATGCTCTTCGCGGCTCGGTCGTGATGGCCAAAATTCCGATGGGCGAAGGACGCTTCATCGAAAACTCCGCCAGCTCTCAGTTCGCGATTTTCTTTTTGCCTGTCACGTCCGCCTCCAGTAATCAAACGGTGTTTGGCCGAGTGATTGAGGGCATGGACCGGGTCAGTGCCATGCGTCGAAAGGATCCCTCCAAGACCGATGAGAAAAAGATCCAATTGCCACCGGACGCGATCATCTCCGCCGAAGTTGTTCGCAAAGGACCGGAATTGCCCGAACCGGAATACGTCGACGTGGAAGCGGAACTCAGAAAAGCCGAGGAAGCGGGGCTGATCAAACGGAAAACGCCGGCCAAATAG
- a CDS encoding DUF4349 domain-containing protein, whose amino-acid sequence MNHRNFRNGFLVVVLLIAGCGPQSSQFSSKLDMVSEQAAQEPSAAAFSVAQTPNRLPNGDETDGEAPEGDRSSETVKSNRRIVYNTHLSLVVKEYATFESKLPDLVDQHGGFISNSETNRRYNNQQSGVWVARIPVANYLDFLQGVTGLGFAESRTEDADDVTAEFVDVEARIRNNKKLEERIITMLDERTGKLSEVLEIERELSRVREEIERMEGRLRVLSDRSALATITIKCREEKEYVPPASPTFGSRIQKSWAGSIDAMKQTGENIAIAAIAILPWLLVFAVPILVSIAVGRRILRKRSK is encoded by the coding sequence ATGAACCACCGAAACTTTCGCAACGGTTTTCTTGTCGTCGTGCTGTTGATCGCGGGATGTGGGCCGCAATCCAGTCAATTCTCTAGCAAGCTCGACATGGTGAGCGAGCAAGCCGCTCAGGAACCATCGGCAGCAGCCTTCTCAGTTGCCCAAACTCCAAATCGTCTCCCAAACGGCGACGAGACTGATGGTGAGGCACCGGAAGGCGATCGATCAAGTGAAACGGTGAAGTCGAATCGGCGAATCGTTTACAACACCCACCTTTCTCTGGTCGTGAAAGAGTACGCAACGTTTGAATCCAAGCTGCCTGATTTAGTCGATCAACATGGAGGATTCATTTCAAATAGCGAAACGAATCGTCGCTACAACAATCAGCAATCCGGTGTGTGGGTCGCCCGCATTCCAGTCGCGAACTACTTGGACTTCCTTCAAGGAGTCACAGGATTGGGTTTCGCGGAATCTCGCACCGAAGACGCCGATGATGTCACTGCGGAATTCGTGGACGTTGAGGCGAGAATCCGAAACAACAAGAAGCTCGAAGAACGCATCATCACGATGCTCGATGAACGAACCGGAAAGCTGTCCGAGGTACTAGAAATCGAACGCGAACTTTCGCGCGTTCGCGAGGAGATCGAACGCATGGAGGGACGCCTGCGAGTGCTATCAGATCGCTCCGCTTTGGCAACCATCACGATCAAGTGTCGAGAAGAAAAGGAGTACGTTCCTCCGGCGTCACCGACATTTGGTTCCCGGATTCAAAAGTCATGGGCGGGTTCGATCGACGCGATGAAGCAGACGGGTGAGAACATCGCCATCGCTGCAATCGCGATCCTGCCGTGGTTGCTCGTCTTCGCCGTACCGATTTTGGTGAGCATTGCCGTGGGCAGACGAATCCTTCGCAAGCGATCGAAGTAG
- a CDS encoding MGMT family protein, with amino-acid sequence MSSKSSKTSDWTARESETDPMRTAFVRTIEELRPGEVVSYGDVAARAGYPRRHRAVGQLLGASFDALPWWRVVYNDGRLPPVNPSLQEQRLLEEGVTMKRMRVVESPLGRFAS; translated from the coding sequence ATGTCATCGAAGTCATCGAAAACGTCTGATTGGACCGCTCGCGAATCCGAAACGGATCCGATGCGCACGGCGTTTGTTCGCACGATTGAGGAGCTTCGTCCCGGTGAAGTGGTCAGCTATGGCGACGTCGCCGCTCGAGCGGGCTACCCACGTCGGCACCGAGCGGTGGGGCAATTGCTCGGGGCATCATTCGATGCCTTGCCATGGTGGCGGGTTGTCTACAACGATGGGCGATTGCCGCCAGTCAATCCTTCTTTGCAAGAGCAACGGTTGTTGGAAGAAGGCGTGACAATGAAACGAATGCGAGTGGTGGAATCTCCTTTGGGAAGGTTCGCTTCCTAA
- a CDS encoding LON peptidase substrate-binding domain-containing protein: MSFDSITGVTSLPDDFDGLVRLFPLPGMVLFPHAMQPLHVFEPRYVDMLQEALSTDHLITMATLTNQQGNVAIDEATKQKLPLNMLPPISPTVCVGKIISHAELEGDRHNILIVGIRRATIRHELETGRSFRTARVDLIDDFYLPAGTQKRADLKKRLLEAFGKIIPVSEGSQKSLHDLMAGQMGVGPITDIIAYTLPFDPNEKIKLLAMSDVDERAEALIRLIQKGGLDLQSVSVEEGDVDLAESSRSRKDFPPPFSVN; this comes from the coding sequence ATGAGTTTTGATTCGATCACAGGAGTGACCAGTCTGCCGGATGATTTCGACGGGCTGGTCCGGTTGTTTCCGCTTCCGGGGATGGTTTTATTTCCTCATGCGATGCAACCCTTGCATGTGTTCGAACCTCGCTACGTCGACATGCTGCAAGAAGCATTGTCGACTGATCATCTCATCACGATGGCGACGCTGACGAATCAACAGGGCAACGTCGCGATCGATGAGGCGACCAAGCAAAAGTTACCGTTGAACATGCTGCCGCCGATCTCGCCAACCGTTTGCGTGGGAAAGATCATTTCGCACGCTGAGTTGGAAGGCGATCGTCACAACATTTTGATTGTTGGGATCCGCCGTGCCACGATTCGGCATGAGCTGGAGACCGGGCGTTCATTCCGAACGGCACGAGTTGATTTGATCGATGACTTCTATCTTCCCGCTGGAACCCAAAAGCGAGCGGATTTGAAGAAACGTTTGCTCGAAGCGTTTGGCAAGATCATTCCCGTCAGCGAAGGCTCACAGAAATCGTTGCACGATTTGATGGCCGGCCAAATGGGAGTGGGACCGATCACCGACATCATCGCTTACACATTGCCGTTTGATCCGAATGAGAAGATCAAATTGCTGGCGATGTCAGATGTGGATGAACGAGCGGAAGCGTTGATCCGCTTGATCCAAAAGGGCGGGCTGGATCTTCAATCGGTCAGCGTGGAAGAAGGTGATGTCGATTTGGCTGAATCGTCACGTTCGCGAAAAGACTTTCCTCCGCCGTTCAGCGTGAACTGA
- a CDS encoding DUF1570 domain-containing protein yields the protein MLRGADGSDVFLRCSSPLTSIMSMTLTSIAKTSNVVPTGTPHRLLSYATRFRVVQTRLVPLVAAILLSGMSAEECNAEPVAPASPERSEHLVSSQSVAPSIRPGLVEFRVGNSWQSGLHLIESASESLVIGRDGWLHTISRTEKSESMRSIAGQFQPTSSVELRNRLRAEFGREFEVIATQNFLVVQPKGRGSRWPKMFEQCHRAFVTYMERRGVKVRQGRFPMVAVVLPDARAMYDEIARLGIDVSRVAGLYANKCNRVMTHDGGAISMIAATVRHEAAHQSAFNCGVHSRVNDTPSWVTEGIGQMFEPDAMSSGRSGTRLVERVNKDSVRQLRETIDMEDPAEVARWVDRMIRSDDLFRNPTTIHTAYALAWSMMFYLAERDTEAFADILNFTATRPPFETYKSGQRMIDFERVVGTDVRDFSNRLTRFVASLP from the coding sequence GTGTTGCGGGGCGCCGACGGTTCGGATGTGTTCCTGCGTTGTTCCTCGCCGTTGACTTCCATCATGTCGATGACTCTCACTTCCATTGCGAAAACGTCGAATGTCGTTCCCACGGGCACGCCGCATCGACTTCTCTCGTATGCGACACGCTTTCGAGTGGTTCAAACTCGCTTGGTTCCTCTGGTCGCTGCGATTCTGCTCAGCGGGATGTCCGCCGAAGAATGCAATGCGGAACCGGTTGCGCCAGCCTCGCCAGAACGTTCTGAACACTTGGTTTCATCGCAATCGGTCGCACCATCGATTCGTCCGGGTTTGGTCGAATTCCGAGTTGGCAACAGCTGGCAAAGTGGTTTGCATCTGATCGAATCGGCGAGTGAATCGCTGGTGATCGGCAGAGACGGTTGGTTGCACACGATCAGTCGAACAGAAAAATCCGAGTCCATGCGTTCGATCGCTGGGCAATTCCAGCCCACCTCGTCGGTTGAGCTTCGCAATCGATTGCGAGCAGAATTCGGGCGAGAGTTTGAAGTCATCGCCACGCAAAACTTTTTGGTGGTTCAACCAAAAGGCCGCGGCAGTCGCTGGCCCAAAATGTTCGAGCAATGCCATCGCGCATTCGTGACATACATGGAACGTCGAGGCGTGAAGGTTCGCCAAGGTCGTTTCCCGATGGTCGCGGTTGTTTTGCCCGATGCGCGAGCGATGTACGACGAGATCGCGAGATTAGGAATCGACGTTTCGCGAGTTGCGGGGCTGTATGCAAACAAATGCAATCGGGTGATGACTCATGATGGCGGTGCTATCAGCATGATTGCCGCGACGGTTCGCCACGAAGCCGCTCACCAATCCGCATTCAATTGTGGTGTCCATAGCCGGGTGAACGACACGCCGAGCTGGGTGACAGAAGGCATCGGGCAGATGTTCGAACCCGATGCAATGAGTTCGGGGCGATCCGGAACCCGACTGGTCGAGCGTGTGAACAAAGACTCAGTTCGTCAGCTTCGCGAAACGATCGACATGGAAGATCCAGCGGAGGTCGCTCGATGGGTGGATCGAATGATTCGAAGCGATGACTTGTTCCGCAATCCCACCACCATCCACACCGCGTACGCGCTGGCTTGGTCGATGATGTTCTACTTGGCCGAACGGGACACGGAAGCGTTCGCGGACATTCTGAACTTCACCGCCACGCGTCCTCCGTTTGAGACCTACAAATCAGGTCAACGCATGATCGATTTCGAACGGGTTGTTGGCACCGACGTGAGAGACTTTAGCAATCGCCTGACTCGCTTTGTCGCGAGCCTGCCGTAG
- the fliD gene encoding flagellar filament capping protein FliD: MARLQSSIGLVTGTDIVGTVDQLMAINAQPRDRILAKTEELLGQQQQIASLTASVIGVQLAGDALGSSALFSSKNATSSNEDALSVSTRDEVTNGNHLVRTLRTAATHSVSSAQSFSTFDEALSLAGSLTIKPSGFVDSKVSLSQLNNGLGVEGGSIRLTDRSGASAEVDLSQARTVDDVLQAINDADVGIQATTSGGKIKLIDQTGQSISNLKVEQLGTAETAADLGLHGIDVASSSVDGNDIPLPDGVDSLNGASLSQLGGGNGLGTLTSLDIQTGDGTSASIDVSGATSLNEVIDAINGSGLDVIARINDAGNGLRIRDVSGGPGTFEISSADDTATSLGIAASTTDDIVVGEDLNFQSVTLETKLSELNSGDGVGTGSFTIRDSNGAVGGINLAVSEIETIGDLIDAVNALDIGVEAALNEAGDGVVITDTAGGASSLKITDTGEGKVAASLGLAGTADAGTSLVGSESVTIEITEDDTLESIVEKINESDRYADASVVSNSDGSYSLQIRSKKGGEVGRISVNLDGVDLNLRTNSKGQDALISIATDGGTERFLTSTDGVFEDEISGLNLTVKELSEDPITVNVDDDPDAIVSAVKRFADQYNKLIDKIQEVTFFDAEANEVGLLFGSTETLRIQNGYSRLLTGTVPLSSGDSIRSFSQIGVRMDENGELQVDETKLKAALANDTEAVEQFFNKTNDEDENIGMVGQLKKLADTYAGVDGGMLIRKTQTLSAHIERNDARVESMNDLLESQRERLLKQYYDMEQAIAKLQANTSSIGAIEYIGPVGSE; this comes from the coding sequence ATGGCTCGTTTGCAATCATCGATCGGATTAGTCACCGGTACCGACATCGTCGGGACGGTCGACCAATTGATGGCGATCAATGCGCAACCGCGTGACCGAATTCTCGCCAAAACGGAAGAACTGCTCGGTCAACAGCAGCAAATTGCGTCGCTGACCGCATCCGTCATCGGTGTGCAACTGGCTGGAGATGCGCTCGGTTCGTCCGCACTGTTCAGCAGTAAGAATGCGACGTCATCCAACGAAGACGCTCTGTCGGTATCGACACGCGACGAAGTCACCAACGGCAATCACTTGGTGCGAACGCTCCGTACCGCAGCCACGCACAGCGTTTCATCGGCACAAAGCTTCAGCACATTCGACGAAGCATTGAGCCTGGCAGGTTCACTCACGATCAAACCCAGCGGCTTTGTTGATTCCAAAGTCAGCCTTTCGCAACTCAACAACGGTTTGGGCGTTGAAGGCGGATCGATTCGTTTGACTGACCGCAGCGGTGCATCGGCAGAAGTCGACCTTTCCCAAGCTCGTACGGTCGACGATGTCCTGCAAGCGATCAACGACGCCGACGTTGGAATCCAAGCCACAACGTCCGGTGGGAAGATCAAACTGATCGATCAGACCGGTCAATCGATCAGCAATCTCAAGGTCGAACAACTCGGAACCGCTGAAACGGCAGCCGACCTCGGTTTGCACGGCATCGACGTCGCGTCGAGCAGTGTCGATGGCAACGACATCCCGCTACCCGATGGTGTGGATTCGCTCAACGGAGCCAGCCTGTCGCAATTGGGCGGTGGCAACGGACTGGGCACTCTCACAAGCCTGGACATACAAACCGGCGACGGAACATCCGCCAGCATTGATGTCTCCGGTGCAACATCGCTCAATGAAGTGATCGATGCGATCAACGGCAGCGGACTCGATGTCATCGCTCGTATCAACGACGCCGGCAACGGTTTGCGGATCCGTGATGTGTCCGGTGGTCCCGGAACGTTCGAAATCAGCTCAGCGGACGACACCGCAACCAGTTTGGGGATCGCCGCATCAACGACCGACGACATCGTCGTTGGCGAAGATCTGAACTTTCAATCGGTCACGCTCGAAACCAAGCTCTCTGAATTGAACTCCGGCGACGGTGTCGGAACGGGCAGCTTCACGATTCGCGATAGCAACGGTGCCGTTGGCGGTATCAACTTGGCCGTTTCAGAAATTGAAACGATCGGTGACCTGATCGACGCGGTCAACGCGTTGGACATCGGGGTCGAAGCCGCTTTGAACGAGGCGGGCGACGGAGTCGTAATCACCGACACCGCGGGCGGTGCATCGTCACTGAAGATCACCGATACCGGCGAAGGAAAAGTTGCCGCTAGCTTGGGTTTGGCGGGCACCGCCGATGCGGGAACCAGTCTGGTCGGCAGCGAATCGGTCACGATCGAAATCACCGAAGACGACACGCTCGAATCCATCGTTGAAAAGATCAACGAATCAGATCGCTACGCCGACGCGTCGGTTGTATCCAACTCGGACGGCTCCTATTCACTGCAGATTCGCAGCAAGAAGGGCGGCGAAGTTGGACGCATATCTGTGAACTTGGATGGCGTCGACCTGAACCTGCGGACCAACTCGAAGGGACAAGACGCCCTGATCTCCATCGCAACGGATGGTGGAACCGAGCGTTTCCTGACATCGACCGATGGCGTTTTTGAAGATGAAATCAGCGGTTTGAATTTGACGGTCAAAGAGTTGTCCGAGGATCCCATCACCGTCAACGTTGACGACGATCCGGACGCGATTGTTTCCGCCGTCAAACGTTTCGCCGATCAATACAACAAATTGATCGACAAAATCCAAGAAGTCACGTTCTTTGACGCCGAAGCAAACGAAGTTGGCTTGCTGTTCGGATCAACGGAAACGCTCCGTATTCAAAACGGCTATTCGCGTCTGCTGACCGGTACCGTTCCGCTCAGCAGTGGAGACTCGATTCGTTCGTTCAGCCAAATCGGCGTTCGAATGGATGAAAACGGTGAACTCCAAGTGGACGAAACCAAACTTAAGGCGGCTCTCGCCAACGACACCGAAGCGGTCGAACAATTCTTCAACAAAACCAATGATGAAGATGAAAACATCGGCATGGTGGGGCAACTGAAAAAGCTCGCCGACACCTACGCGGGTGTTGACGGTGGCATGCTGATTCGCAAAACGCAAACTCTCAGCGCCCACATCGAACGCAACGACGCTCGCGTTGAATCGATGAACGATCTGCTGGAATCGCAACGGGAACGTTTGCTGAAGCAGTATTACGACATGGAACAAGCGATCGCAAAACTTCAGGCGAACACATCGTCGATCGGCGCGATCGAGTACATCGGTCCTGTTGGATCGGAGTGA
- the ispF gene encoding 2-C-methyl-D-erythritol 2,4-cyclodiphosphate synthase, producing the protein MTQPQPLAFRIGLGYDSHRLGPDGPLRIGGLDVAGDFHAIGHSDADVLLHAVTDALMGAIAGPDIGRLFPDDADENRGRDSRDFVEEALRRVNEAGYEINNVDAVILAQKPKMAPHIDSMRAAVAEMLQTTIEQVGLKAKTGEGVDAVGRSEAIAARAVVMLSRR; encoded by the coding sequence ATGACCCAACCGCAACCACTCGCCTTTCGAATCGGGCTTGGATACGACTCGCATCGTTTGGGTCCAGACGGTCCGCTACGGATTGGTGGCTTGGATGTTGCCGGCGACTTTCATGCGATAGGCCACAGTGACGCGGATGTGTTGTTGCACGCGGTGACGGATGCATTGATGGGCGCTATTGCGGGACCCGATATCGGGCGGTTGTTTCCCGATGATGCCGATGAAAATCGAGGGCGGGACAGCCGCGACTTCGTCGAAGAAGCTCTCCGCCGAGTCAACGAAGCCGGATACGAAATCAACAATGTTGATGCCGTGATTTTGGCTCAGAAACCAAAGATGGCTCCGCACATCGATTCGATGCGAGCAGCGGTCGCCGAAATGCTTCAGACGACGATCGAACAAGTGGGTTTGAAGGCGAAGACGGGGGAAGGCGTCGACGCGGTCGGACGCAGCGAAGCGATCGCGGCACGAGCGGTCGTGATGCTTAGTCGCCGCTAG
- a CDS encoding Gfo/Idh/MocA family protein: MAQRTPARNENHPSDPTAGESIPASERSAVMEQRASRRTFIQSGGIMLAGGSVLGTNLSVARGAHAYGDDTLKIGLIGCGSRGTNAVIQAMNTDGATRLVAIADVFESNVQSAFRAINSKHGKTGPAGKRVDVDGARFVGLDGWKHVLQSDADVVFLTTPPGFRPFHFEKAIEAGKHVFMEKPVATDAPGVRRVLAANEIAKQKGLAVAVGLQRHHEARYRECIERLHAGAIGDPVFARAYWNGEGSRLRVKPKNVTELEYQLRQWQHFNWIGGDQIAEQHIHNLDVINWLLGEHPVSAQGQGGRDSRSDQTLGETFDHHMVEFTYAKDVRLLSQCRHVRGCWNSVSEHVHGTQGSCDISAAIIRDPSGKVVWQSSQKPSKDRGCQQAQHDLFASLRKGEIPNEGDYGATSTMTAIMGRMASYSGKIVRWNEAFQSDQMLADVDAMRSLKDIAPVQPLPDGNYEVAIPGQTKVI; the protein is encoded by the coding sequence ATGGCTCAACGAACTCCCGCTCGCAACGAGAATCATCCGTCGGACCCGACGGCGGGCGAATCAATTCCTGCATCCGAACGGTCCGCCGTGATGGAGCAACGAGCAAGTCGTCGTACCTTTATTCAGAGCGGCGGCATCATGCTGGCCGGCGGCAGCGTCCTGGGCACGAACCTGAGCGTTGCCCGTGGTGCTCATGCGTACGGCGACGACACACTGAAAATCGGACTGATTGGCTGTGGCAGTCGTGGAACCAACGCGGTCATCCAAGCGATGAATACCGATGGTGCCACTCGGCTCGTCGCGATTGCGGATGTCTTCGAGAGCAACGTTCAATCGGCTTTTCGCGCCATCAACAGCAAACACGGAAAGACCGGACCGGCCGGCAAACGTGTTGATGTCGATGGTGCTCGTTTCGTCGGTTTGGACGGATGGAAGCACGTGTTGCAAAGCGACGCTGACGTCGTGTTCCTGACAACGCCTCCGGGATTTCGGCCGTTTCACTTCGAAAAAGCCATCGAAGCGGGCAAGCACGTCTTCATGGAAAAACCCGTCGCTACCGACGCCCCCGGTGTCCGACGAGTCCTGGCGGCCAATGAAATCGCCAAGCAAAAAGGTTTGGCGGTTGCGGTCGGTTTGCAACGCCACCACGAAGCTCGCTATCGCGAATGCATTGAACGACTTCACGCCGGTGCGATCGGTGATCCAGTGTTTGCACGAGCCTACTGGAACGGGGAGGGATCGCGGCTGCGAGTCAAACCGAAAAATGTAACCGAACTCGAATATCAACTTCGTCAGTGGCAGCACTTCAATTGGATTGGCGGCGATCAAATCGCTGAGCAACACATCCATAATCTGGATGTGATCAATTGGTTGCTCGGCGAACATCCGGTGTCGGCTCAAGGTCAAGGCGGACGTGACTCACGATCCGATCAGACGCTCGGCGAAACGTTTGACCACCACATGGTTGAGTTCACTTATGCAAAGGACGTGCGGTTGCTCAGCCAATGCAGACACGTTCGAGGTTGCTGGAACAGCGTCAGCGAACATGTTCACGGCACGCAGGGAAGTTGCGACATCAGCGCCGCCATCATTCGTGACCCAAGCGGAAAAGTCGTCTGGCAAAGCTCGCAGAAACCATCCAAAGACCGTGGTTGCCAACAAGCCCAACATGACTTGTTCGCCTCCCTTCGAAAGGGCGAAATCCCAAACGAAGGCGACTACGGCGCGACCAGCACCATGACTGCGATCATGGGCCGAATGGCCAGCTACTCCGGCAAAATCGTTCGTTGGAACGAAGCTTTCCAAAGCGATCAGATGCTTGCCGATGTTGATGCAATGCGGTCACTCAAAGACATCGCACCGGTCCAGCCTCTTCCCGATGGCAACTACGAAGTTGCAATTCCAGGCCAAACCAAGGTCATCTGA